A section of the Castanea sativa cultivar Marrone di Chiusa Pesio chromosome 12, ASM4071231v1 genome encodes:
- the LOC142621114 gene encoding uncharacterized protein LOC142621114 isoform X2, which produces MPFCTIDTELNHDQNNNNNNNNNNNGTNIFYRTYGHGPTKVLLIIGLAGTHESWGPQIKGMVGTDLPNEDETRSGGGGGVCDWNRVPDDNESGGGIEVCAFDNRGMGQSSVPTRKSHYTTKIMANDAIALMDHLGWKKAHVFGHSMGAMIACKLAAMVPERILSLALLNVTGGGFECFPKLDLRTLSVAIRFLRAKSPEQRAAVDLDTHYSEEYLEECIGPNTRREILYQEYVKGISATGMQSNYGFEGQLNACWTHKMTRTEIESIRSAGFLVSVIHGRHDIIAQIYYARRLAEKLHPVARMIELHGGHLVSHERTEEVNQAILELIKASEVSINPNEWTNLPKKKPGPRVTLIRINTEGGSNISIMLYVLSRLNIFLLYLFGLIVLAFEYGRRVLKSLKPVKVGPSLALDDSQ; this is translated from the exons ATGCCATTTTGCACCATAGACACAGAGCTCAATCACgaccaaaacaacaacaacaacaacaacaacaacaacaatgggACCAATATCTTTTACAGAACCTATGGTCATGGACCCACCAAGGTCCTCCTCATCATAG GATTAGCTGGGACCCACGAGTCATGGGGCCCACAGATCAAAGGTATGGTGGGGACCGATTTGCCCAATGAAGATGAAACGAGGagcggtggcggtggcggtgtCTGTGATTGGAATCGAGTTCCCGATGACAATGAGAGTGGCGGTGGCATCGAGGTCTGTGCCTTTGATAATCGTGGAATGGGTCAGAGCTCCGTACCCACCAGAAAATCTCATTACAC AACAAAGATTATGGCAAATGATGCAATTGCACTGATGGATCATTTGGGCTGGAAAAAAGCTCATGTTTTTGGACATTCCATGG GAGCTATGATAGCTTGCAAGTTGGCAGCAATGGTGCCTGAAAGAATTCTGTCTTTGGCTTTACTTAACGTGACAGGTGGAGGTTTCGAATGTTTTCCAAAG CTTGATCTAAGAACTTTATCCGTTGCAATCCGTTTCTTACGGGCCAAATCTCCTGAGCAACGGGCAGCTGTTGACTTGGACACCCACTACTCAGAG GAATATCTTGAAGAATGTATTGGACCCAACACAAGAAGAGAAATCTTATATcaa GAATATGTAAAAGGTATATCAGCAACTGGAATGCAGTCTAACTATGGTTTTGAGGGTCAACTTAATGCTTGCTGGACCCATAAAATGACACGAACAGAAATTGAATCGATCCGTTCAGCTGGATTTCTTGTTTCAGTCATTCATGGCAG GCATGATATCATTGCTCAAATATATTATGCAAGGAGACTTGCAGAGAAGCTGCATCCTGTTGCTAGAATGATAGAACTTCATGGAGGTCATCTAGTGAGCCATGAGAGGACCGAAGAG GTCAATCAAGCAATTCTTGAATTAATCAAGGCATCAGAAGTGAGTATCAATCCTAATGAATGGACTAATTTGCCAAAGAAAAAGCCTG GGCCAAGGGTGACATTAATCAGAATAAACACAGAGGGAGGAAGCAATATCTCTATCATGCTTTACGTTCTATCAAGACTGAATATTTTCCTGTTATACCTTTTTGGTCTCATTGTTTTGGCATTTGAGTATGGACGAAGGGTtctaaaaagtttaaaaccTGTTAAAGTTGGACCTTCCCTTGCATTAGATGATAGTCAATGA
- the LOC142621114 gene encoding uncharacterized protein LOC142621114 isoform X1, with protein MPFCTIDTELNHDQNNNNNNNNNNNGTNIFYRTYGHGPTKVLLIIGLAGTHESWGPQIKGMVGTDLPNEDETRSGGGGGVCDWNRVPDDNESGGGIEVCAFDNRGMGQSSVPTRKSHYTTKIMANDAIALMDHLGWKKAHVFGHSMGAMIACKLAAMVPERILSLALLNVTGGGFECFPKLDLRTLSVAIRFLRAKSPEQRAAVDLDTHYSEEYLEECIGPNTRREILYQEYVKGISATGMQSNYGFEGQLNACWTHKMTRTEIESIRSAGFLVSVIHGRHDIIAQIYYARRLAEKLHPVARMIELHGGHLVSHERTEEVNQAILELIKASEVSINPNEWTNLPKKKPGWIGPRVTLIRINTEGGSNISIMLYVLSRLNIFLLYLFGLIVLAFEYGRRVLKSLKPVKVGPSLALDDSQ; from the exons ATGCCATTTTGCACCATAGACACAGAGCTCAATCACgaccaaaacaacaacaacaacaacaacaacaacaacaatgggACCAATATCTTTTACAGAACCTATGGTCATGGACCCACCAAGGTCCTCCTCATCATAG GATTAGCTGGGACCCACGAGTCATGGGGCCCACAGATCAAAGGTATGGTGGGGACCGATTTGCCCAATGAAGATGAAACGAGGagcggtggcggtggcggtgtCTGTGATTGGAATCGAGTTCCCGATGACAATGAGAGTGGCGGTGGCATCGAGGTCTGTGCCTTTGATAATCGTGGAATGGGTCAGAGCTCCGTACCCACCAGAAAATCTCATTACAC AACAAAGATTATGGCAAATGATGCAATTGCACTGATGGATCATTTGGGCTGGAAAAAAGCTCATGTTTTTGGACATTCCATGG GAGCTATGATAGCTTGCAAGTTGGCAGCAATGGTGCCTGAAAGAATTCTGTCTTTGGCTTTACTTAACGTGACAGGTGGAGGTTTCGAATGTTTTCCAAAG CTTGATCTAAGAACTTTATCCGTTGCAATCCGTTTCTTACGGGCCAAATCTCCTGAGCAACGGGCAGCTGTTGACTTGGACACCCACTACTCAGAG GAATATCTTGAAGAATGTATTGGACCCAACACAAGAAGAGAAATCTTATATcaa GAATATGTAAAAGGTATATCAGCAACTGGAATGCAGTCTAACTATGGTTTTGAGGGTCAACTTAATGCTTGCTGGACCCATAAAATGACACGAACAGAAATTGAATCGATCCGTTCAGCTGGATTTCTTGTTTCAGTCATTCATGGCAG GCATGATATCATTGCTCAAATATATTATGCAAGGAGACTTGCAGAGAAGCTGCATCCTGTTGCTAGAATGATAGAACTTCATGGAGGTCATCTAGTGAGCCATGAGAGGACCGAAGAG GTCAATCAAGCAATTCTTGAATTAATCAAGGCATCAGAAGTGAGTATCAATCCTAATGAATGGACTAATTTGCCAAAGAAAAAGCCTG GGTGGATAGGGCCAAGGGTGACATTAATCAGAATAAACACAGAGGGAGGAAGCAATATCTCTATCATGCTTTACGTTCTATCAAGACTGAATATTTTCCTGTTATACCTTTTTGGTCTCATTGTTTTGGCATTTGAGTATGGACGAAGGGTtctaaaaagtttaaaaccTGTTAAAGTTGGACCTTCCCTTGCATTAGATGATAGTCAATGA
- the LOC142620988 gene encoding uncharacterized protein LOC142620988 — translation MAAPVADMAGTQPQWEFNCDLEVDYESEENASMVYAALAVDKELQPDKVKRQMEVSNGKLIVHFEAVEARFLRASFSAFVDVLTLATKTIEEFGLGMEL, via the exons ATGGCTGCTCCAGTTGCTGACATGGCAGGCACACAACCCCAATGGGAGTTCAACTG CGACTTGGAAGTAGACTATGAGTCTGAGGAGAATGCTTCTATGGTCTATGCAGCATTAGCTGTTGATAAGGAG TTACAGCCAGACAAAGTGAAAAGGCAGATGGAAGTGTCTAATGGAAAGCTTATAGT GCACTTTGAGGCGGTAGAAGCAAGATTTCTTCGTGCATCATTTAGTGCTTTTGTAGACGTCCTTACACTTGCCACAAAAACAATTGAAGAATTTGGACTAGGAATGGAATTGTGA